Proteins from a single region of Dictyostelium discoideum AX4 chromosome 5 chromosome, whole genome shotgun sequence:
- the cupH gene encoding cup family protein: protein MINIEDISKSSNQSEEKQLKSTSSKPKYSFAAKSLFKGSNNITPYYLSTSNTFQCVASESIQTWLLSDDGHIFTSSGNFVLDVSSGGYFVELVQLNSNSKTQIWTIDTTNNKIQNQGNGNYLDIDCFNICVAPLNGNATQQWTTFRRAPIPTGNWGYFQSEQLGSNNYWGLSVLNNSTSYNTSVVMNKVQAKSKGQIWQMTSDGHILSRLDGNLVLDIGPSINGSTTNYYLNTNVYKANDLMQQWGINENNQIFNQYYPNLCIGFVGQLGVDSTVNCVLAQPSSACDTCFQWIANPTYSLNQIVSEVPEPFPAYTSGDLLASYQYLSNDATSNFTDDIRSLYTGINVSLQSFLSIVTNATCPSSIHSTEDFSNVQNQIKTELIYAIDVRLVFENYSGFYSKLFSQGSSNLTNLANLINVDMSSNQMVNANYTDAITSIFYSLISEIPVGGSIIANIGQSAVEFGELMSQSNYQGASTYQVELSQLYTHLNTNYENEMANAQSMKDTILQDWGMMSKTYALCFLPTNDPSSLNMNGLDFEKISDVASVAYEIAMIQMLLPTTYQIYFTSAGYWVPYSDGDFAYSDNSGTYIMATIKYSNSYPPKELTDKLWNNGVSKQEFFLSAYGWNLATSLTYYNTTNQYSNIFKLAFPTIKNFTGVPMQFVMTNDGDNLGNFTVKTHFAKFFSTYYSVGDLGHHYFDIAVTDINKNKVANFTVDIKLKALEGSYVSIKTGSLVVQPGYAVGNPICNQGSYSLMFSASILIPIYKSE from the coding sequence atgattaatattGAAGATATTTCAAAATCTTCAAACCAAAGTgaagaaaaacaattaaaaagtaCAAgttcaaaaccaaaataCTCATTCGCAGCAAAAAGTTTATTCAAaggttcaaataatattacacCATATTATTTATCAACCAGTAATACATTCCAATGTGTAGCATCTGAGTCAATTCAAACATGGCTTCTTTCGGATGATGGTCATATCTTTACATCCAGTGGTAATTTTGTTTTAGATGTTTCATCAGGTGGTTATTTTGTTGAATTAGTACAacttaattcaaattcaaaaactCAAATTTGGACAATTgatacaacaaataataaaattcaaaaccaAGGTAATGGTAATTACCTTGATATCGACTGTTTCAATATTTGTGTTGCACCTTTAAATGGAAACGCAACTCAACAATGGACAACTTTTAGAAGAGCACCAATTCCAACTGGTAATTGGGGCTACTTTCAAAGTGAACAATTGggttcaaataattattgggGTTTAAgtgtattaaataatagtacatCATATAATACTAGTGTAGTAATGAATAAAGTTCAAGCAAAATCAAAAGGTCAAATTTGGCAAATGACAAGCGATGGTCACATTTTATCACGTTTGGATGGTAATTTAGTATTAGATATTGGTCCATCAATTAATGGTAGTACAacaaactattatttaaataccAATGTTTACAAAGCAAATGATCTAATGCAACAATGGGGTATCAacgaaaataatcaaatattcAATCAATATTATCCAAATTTATGTATTGGATTCGTTGGTCAACTTGGAGTTGATTCAACTGTTAATTGTGTATTAGCTCAACCAAGTAGTGCTTGTGATACTTGTTTCCAATGGATTGCAAATCCAACCTATTCATTAAACCAAATTGTTAGTGAAGTACCAGAACCATTTCCAGCTTACACAAGTGGTGATTTATTAGCATCATATCAATACCTTAGTAATGATGCAACTTCTAATTTTACTGATGATATTAGATCACTTTATACAGGAATCAATGTTAGTTTACAATCCTTTTTAAGTATTGTCACCAATGCAACTTGTCCATCATCAATTCATTCAACTGAAGATTTTTCAAAtgttcaaaatcaaatcaaaactGAACTCATCTATGCAATCGATGTCCGTTTAGTATTTGAAAACTATTCTGGTTTTTATAGTAAATTATTTAGTCAAGGTAGttcaaatttaacaaatttagcaaatttaattaatgttgATATGTCATCTAATCAAATGGTTAATGCAAATTATACTGATGCAATTACtagtattttttattcactTATTTCAGAGATTCCAGTAGGTGGTTCAATAATTGCAAACATTGGTCAATCAGCAGTAGAATTTGGTGAATTAATGTCTCAAAGTAATTATCAAGGTGCATCAACCTATCAAGTTGAATTAAGTCAACTCTACACTCATTTAAATACAAActatgaaaatgaaatggCAAATGCTCAAAGTATGAAGGATACCATTTTACAAGATTGGGGTATGATGAGTAAAACTTATGCATTATGTTTCTTACCAACCAATGATCCTTCCTCTCTCAATATGAATGGGTTAGactttgaaaaaatttcAGATGTTGCATCTGTAGCTTACGAAATTGCAATGATTCAAATGTTATTACCAACTACTTATCAAATTTACTTTACATCAGCTGGTTATTGGGTACCATATTCAGATGGTGATTTCGCTTATAGTGATAACTCTGGAACCTATATTATGGCCACTATCAAGTATAGTAATTCTTATCCTCCAAAGGAATTGACTGATAAGTTATGGAATAATGGGGTTTCAAAACAAGAATTTTTCTTGTCAGCTTATGGTTGGAATTTAGCTACCTCGCTCACCTACTACAATACTACTAACCAGTATAgtaatatctttaaattaGCCTttccaacaattaaaaattttacagGAGTACCAATGCAATTTGTAATGACcaatgatggtgataatcTTGGTAATTTCACAGTCAAAACTCATTTTGCAAAATTCTTTTCAACATATTACAGTGTTGGAGATCTTGGTCATCATTATTTCGACATTGCTGTAACTGATATTAACAAAAACAAGGTTGCAAATTTCACAGTTGACATTAAATTAAAAGCTCTCGAAGGTAGTTATGTTTCAATCAAAACTGGTTCATTAGTTGTTCAGCCAGGTTATGCTGTTGGTAATCCAATTTGTAATCAAGGTAGTTATTCTCTAATGTTTTCtgcttcaattttaattccaatttataaatcagaataa